A genomic window from Flavobacterium sp. I3-2 includes:
- a CDS encoding AraC family transcriptional regulator: MDAGLNKRQSIGYLDFDDKSGNRINSNTLLEDYYKIIYMEKNGSIIVDLVEYSFTENVLLFFSIGQHFQISKESRGSIIYFNPDFYCIAFHDKELACDGLLFDNVFEMPYLNLSTNLDILFLKLISSIKREINQKDFWAEEMIKTYIKQIIISATRTLIKSNNDSQIISYDKELARKFSQLVELHYRKHHNVSDYANMLNITPKNLNKKIVSEKQVAPSIIIKQRIILQAKRLLANTTLSIKEIADYLGYEDYSYFVRFFKSQTGLPPLSFRNAL, encoded by the coding sequence ATGGATGCCGGATTAAATAAAAGACAATCGATAGGATATCTGGATTTTGATGATAAATCTGGAAATAGGATAAATAGCAATACGCTGCTGGAAGATTACTATAAAATCATTTATATGGAGAAAAACGGTAGCATTATTGTGGATTTGGTAGAGTACAGCTTTACAGAAAACGTCTTGCTTTTCTTCAGTATTGGTCAGCATTTTCAAATATCCAAGGAATCTAGAGGAAGTATTATTTATTTCAATCCTGATTTTTATTGCATAGCTTTCCATGATAAAGAGCTTGCCTGTGACGGGCTCCTTTTTGATAATGTATTCGAGATGCCTTATCTAAATTTGTCGACGAATCTGGACATACTTTTCTTAAAACTAATCTCGTCTATAAAAAGAGAAATTAATCAAAAAGATTTTTGGGCTGAAGAAATGATAAAAACATACATCAAACAAATAATCATTTCAGCAACCAGAACTTTGATAAAATCAAATAATGATAGTCAAATCATTTCATATGATAAGGAGTTAGCTAGAAAATTCAGTCAATTGGTCGAGCTTCATTATCGAAAGCACCATAATGTCTCTGACTATGCAAATATGCTGAATATCACACCTAAAAACCTCAATAAAAAAATTGTATCTGAAAAACAGGTAGCACCAAGCATCATTATTAAGCAAAGAATTATTCTTCAGGCTAAAAGGTTACTTGCCAATACAACCTTAAGCATTAAAGAAATTGCTGATTATCTCGGGTATGAAGACTACTCCTATTTTGTGCGATTTTTCAAATCACAAACGGGTCTGCCACCTCTTTCTTTCCGAAACGCTCTTTAA
- a CDS encoding OsmC family peroxiredoxin — MKAKVTAKWQGNFKNGSGNFDAAHSAIGSSVFKHNKSEGENTATNPEELMAAAHAACYTMTLNYILTSKGIEAESLETSCTITATSFDITNSDLVLNAKISGLNEEEFLNYAEQAKAMCPVGKAYKLEVSLVATLN, encoded by the coding sequence ATGAAAGCAAAAGTAACAGCTAAGTGGCAAGGTAATTTTAAAAATGGAAGCGGTAATTTCGATGCAGCACATTCAGCCATTGGAAGCAGTGTTTTTAAACACAATAAATCTGAAGGAGAAAATACCGCTACAAATCCAGAAGAATTGATGGCCGCAGCACACGCTGCATGTTATACAATGACGTTAAACTATATACTTACAAGCAAAGGGATTGAGGCAGAATCTTTAGAAACATCTTGTACAATAACAGCAACCAGCTTCGATATTACGAACTCTGATTTGGTGCTAAATGCAAAAATATCAGGTTTAAATGAAGAAGAATTTTTAAACTATGCAGAACAAGCAAAAGCTATGTGTCCGGTAGGAAAAGCTTATAAATTAGAAGTTTCACTAGTAGCTACTCTAAATTAA